A window from Armatimonadota bacterium encodes these proteins:
- a CDS encoding peroxiredoxin, with the protein MIQVGQTAPDFELDGVVDGKFEKVKLSTYEGKWIVLFFWPLDFTFVCPTEVTAFSKRLDEFKSLGAVILGASIDSTYTHLAWTQQIGPIHYPMLSDINKEVSRQYGVLIENQGIALRGLFVIDPEGVLRYQVVHDLNIGRNVDEVIRVIKALQTGEMCPIDWNEDAPTLGKG; encoded by the coding sequence ATGATTCAAGTTGGACAAACTGCACCCGACTTCGAGCTGGACGGAGTGGTTGACGGCAAATTCGAGAAGGTCAAGCTGAGTACGTATGAGGGCAAATGGATCGTCCTGTTCTTTTGGCCGTTGGACTTTACGTTTGTGTGTCCGACCGAGGTAACTGCATTCAGCAAACGTTTAGATGAATTCAAGTCGCTTGGAGCCGTAATCCTTGGCGCAAGTATAGACAGCACATATACTCATCTGGCTTGGACACAGCAGATTGGACCGATTCATTACCCCATGCTCTCAGATATTAACAAAGAGGTCAGCCGTCAATACGGTGTGCTCATTGAGAATCAAGGGATCGCCCTCAGGGGGCTTTTTGTGATCGACCCCGAGGGCGTTTTACGTTATCAGGTGGTTCATGACCTCAATATCGGACGCAATGTTGATGAGGTCATTAGAGTAATCAAAGCCTTACAAACGGGTGAGATGTGCCCGATCGACTGGAACGAGGACGCCCCTACCCTTGGCAAGGGTTAG
- the pstA gene encoding phosphate ABC transporter permease PstA has translation MRSRSVTSRKMTNLAVTIIAGSAAVLGLFMLSWILITIAMRGFAAINWQFFTDLPTPPGSGGGGLANAIVGTIMITLLATAIGVPIGILAGIYLAEFGRDSKFASSVRFVANILMGAPSIVIGVFVYTLVVIPMSGFSGLAGSIALAIIMLPIVTRTTEDMLKLVPNSLRESALALGAPEHKMIFQIIFRAAKSGLITGVMLAVARVSGETAPLLFTTLNSPYWSLSMTKPMSNLTVTIFNYAMSPYADWQAKAWGASLLITAGVLLMTLTARFLVKDRRVRR, from the coding sequence ATGAGATCTCGATCTGTGACATCTCGCAAAATGACTAACCTTGCGGTCACAATTATTGCCGGATCAGCCGCTGTCCTGGGGTTGTTTATGCTGAGCTGGATATTGATCACAATCGCAATGCGCGGTTTTGCGGCCATCAACTGGCAGTTCTTTACCGACCTACCCACACCACCCGGATCAGGCGGCGGAGGATTGGCCAACGCCATAGTCGGCACGATCATGATCACACTTCTCGCGACAGCAATAGGAGTCCCGATAGGCATTCTCGCGGGAATATACCTGGCTGAGTTCGGGCGTGACAGCAAGTTCGCAAGCTCGGTACGGTTCGTGGCTAATATACTGATGGGCGCGCCGTCGATTGTGATCGGAGTGTTTGTCTACACACTCGTCGTGATCCCCATGAGCGGATTTTCGGGCCTGGCGGGCAGCATAGCTCTTGCTATTATCATGCTGCCGATTGTCACGCGGACCACTGAAGATATGCTCAAGCTTGTACCAAACTCTCTGCGCGAATCGGCGCTGGCTCTGGGCGCACCCGAGCACAAAATGATCTTCCAGATAATATTCAGGGCGGCCAAAAGCGGCCTTATTACCGGCGTGATGCTTGCGGTCGCCAGGGTGAGCGGCGAAACGGCTCCGCTGCTCTTTACAACGCTCAACAGCCCGTATTGGAGCCTTTCGATGACAAAGCCGATGAGCAACCTTACGGTAACAATATTTAACTACGCGATGTCACCATACGCGGATTGGCAGGCAAAAGCATGGGGAGCGTCATTATTGATAACTGCAGGTGTGCTGTTGATGACACTCACGGCGCGGTTTCTGGTCAAGGACAGGAGAGTGCGCCGATGA
- the pstB gene encoding phosphate ABC transporter ATP-binding protein PstB — MNNKISVRNLNFYYGAHRALKDNSLDIAENRVTAIIGPSGCGKSTHIRCYNRIYELYKGQSATGEIILDGKNLLDPDVDLIDLRMRVGMIFQRPSPFPMSIYNNVAYGLRLQGKTNKNELDGRVELALRKAAIWDEVEDKLHEPGTHLSGGQQQRLCIARAVAVEPEVLLMDEPASAIDPVGTTKIEELVAELKELYTIVIVTHNMQQAARISDYTAFFFEGEIVEFGETKEMFTRPHKQQTEDYITGRFG, encoded by the coding sequence ATGAACAATAAGATATCTGTGCGCAATCTCAATTTCTATTACGGCGCTCATCGGGCGCTGAAAGATAACAGCCTTGATATTGCCGAGAACCGCGTGACGGCTATTATAGGGCCGTCCGGGTGCGGTAAGTCGACTCATATCAGGTGCTATAACCGGATATACGAGCTGTATAAGGGCCAGTCGGCGACAGGTGAGATCATACTTGACGGCAAGAACTTGCTCGACCCGGATGTAGACCTGATCGACCTGAGGATGCGCGTAGGTATGATCTTCCAGAGGCCCAGTCCGTTCCCGATGTCTATTTACAATAACGTTGCTTATGGCCTCAGGCTTCAGGGCAAAACCAATAAGAACGAGCTTGACGGCCGCGTTGAGCTGGCGCTTCGCAAAGCTGCCATCTGGGACGAGGTGGAAGACAAGCTCCACGAGCCCGGCACGCACCTGTCGGGCGGGCAGCAGCAGAGGCTTTGCATAGCCAGGGCTGTTGCAGTAGAGCCTGAGGTACTGCTTATGGACGAACCTGCTTCGGCGATAGACCCGGTCGGGACGACTAAGATAGAAGAACTCGTTGCCGAGTTAAAGGAGCTGTATACGATAGTAATCGTTACGCACAACATGCAGCAGGCGGCAAGGATTTCGGACTACACAGCGTTTTTCTTTGAAGGCGAGATCGTGGAGTTCGGCGAGACAAAAGAGATGTTCACTCGTCCGCACAAGCAGCAGACAGAAGACTATATTACCGGAAGGTTCGGATAA
- the phoU gene encoding phosphate signaling complex protein PhoU: MSTHLQREIDKLKKKILFMGAEVEDSLSKAVEALVTRNSLLAEEVIKSDEDMDQLEVEIEEECLKILALHQPVAIDLRYVIAILKINNDLERIGDLGVNIAERAAYLSSRAPIDLPLDFRGMAEMTQLMLKRSLDALVNMDTTLARQVRASDDEVDAMNRHMYKLLEDYIRENPDRVSEAFHLLSTSRHLERIADQATNIAEDVIYMSEGEIVRHQPEVFNDMEIR, translated from the coding sequence ATGAGCACACATCTGCAGCGTGAAATAGATAAACTCAAGAAAAAGATACTCTTTATGGGCGCGGAGGTCGAGGACTCGCTGAGCAAGGCTGTTGAGGCGCTTGTTACGCGCAATTCCCTTTTAGCAGAGGAGGTCATAAAAAGTGATGAAGACATGGACCAACTCGAAGTCGAGATAGAGGAGGAATGTCTGAAGATACTGGCTCTCCACCAGCCCGTTGCAATCGATCTGCGCTATGTGATTGCAATCCTCAAGATCAACAATGATCTGGAAAGGATCGGCGACCTGGGTGTCAATATTGCGGAGAGAGCGGCATATTTGTCGTCGCGCGCTCCGATAGACCTGCCTCTGGACTTTCGAGGCATGGCCGAAATGACTCAACTTATGCTCAAACGCAGCCTCGATGCTCTTGTAAATATGGATACTACACTTGCCAGGCAGGTCCGCGCGTCAGATGACGAGGTCGACGCGATGAACCGGCATATGTATAAGCTCCTGGAAGACTACATACGCGAAAACCCTGACAGAGTGTCCGAGGCTTTCCACCTTTTATCGACGTCACGCCATCTTGAGAGGATCGCCGACCAGGCCACAAATATCGCAGAGGACGTCATCTATATGAGCGAAGGAGAAATAGTGCGCCATCAGCCCGAAGTATTTAACGACATGGAGATTAGATGA
- a CDS encoding phosphodiester glycosidase family protein, whose amino-acid sequence MKARWFFTFFAALVISAPLISHSDPGSVNLEKMRIQGARTHVITANLNDPDVQVTIGLPEKGIPTSESFLSMVKRHAPEAAVTGTYFDTRTLYPVGSIVIEGKPAYESAIGTAVCFIKSDGIACDNGYKVTFNATRKGEKFNWAGVGTGLRTGPLLLANGAYALNPAREGFRHPGLFGYRTRMAMGVTGNNKLLLVSVSTPITFGRLAGIMKTLGATDAVSLDGGTSSAMYYHGKVIRYPGRLLTNIIEVHNQPRVVSRWELVEREVREMENRMNLWEPYEQRRQALGFTACLPSAARPLFALYDINEVAPAPDLTLAKGRGVLVPVDRAHLTRL is encoded by the coding sequence ATGAAAGCACGTTGGTTCTTCACTTTCTTTGCAGCGCTTGTAATATCGGCGCCGCTCATATCGCACTCCGATCCGGGCAGCGTGAATCTGGAAAAGATGCGTATCCAAGGCGCTCGCACGCATGTCATCACTGCTAACCTCAACGACCCCGATGTCCAGGTTACAATCGGTCTCCCTGAGAAGGGCATTCCCACCAGTGAGTCGTTTTTAAGCATGGTAAAGCGCCACGCTCCCGAGGCGGCCGTAACCGGCACCTATTTCGACACCCGCACGCTCTACCCGGTAGGATCCATCGTGATCGAGGGTAAACCCGCATATGAGAGCGCAATCGGCACAGCCGTCTGCTTTATCAAATCCGATGGGATCGCATGTGACAACGGATATAAAGTGACCTTCAATGCCACACGCAAGGGTGAAAAGTTTAACTGGGCTGGCGTCGGGACAGGTCTCCGCACCGGTCCGCTGCTTCTTGCAAATGGCGCATATGCTCTCAATCCGGCGCGTGAGGGTTTCAGACATCCGGGTCTGTTCGGCTATCGCACCAGAATGGCGATGGGCGTAACAGGCAACAACAAGCTGCTGCTGGTATCCGTCAGCACTCCGATCACTTTCGGACGCCTTGCCGGTATTATGAAGACATTGGGCGCGACAGATGCAGTGAGCCTGGACGGCGGGACGTCCTCGGCAATGTATTATCATGGCAAAGTAATTCGATATCCCGGCAGGCTGCTTACGAATATAATTGAGGTACACAATCAACCGCGCGTGGTTTCCCGTTGGGAGTTAGTCGAGCGTGAAGTCCGTGAGATGGAAAATCGAATGAACCTCTGGGAGCCATATGAGCAGCGGAGGCAGGCTTTGGGATTTACCGCTTGCCTGCCGTCCGCCGCCAGACCATTGTTTGCGCTGTATGATATTAACGAGGTCGCGCCTGCACCTGATCTAACCCTTGCCAAGGGTAGGGGCGTCCTCGTTCCAGTCGATCGGGCACATCTCACCCGTTTGTAA